The following are encoded together in the Lagopus muta isolate bLagMut1 chromosome 7, bLagMut1 primary, whole genome shotgun sequence genome:
- the FYCO1 gene encoding FYVE and coiled-coil domain-containing protein 1 isoform X3, translating to MEAATGESQLQRIIRDLQDAVAELSKEFKEGGEPITDDSVNLQKFSYKLEYLLQFDQKEKSTLLGNRKDYWDYFCDCLAKVKGANDGIRFVKSITELRTSLGKGRAFLRYSLVHQRLADTLQQCFMNTKVTSDWYYARSPFLNPKMSSDIVGQLYELTDVQFDLASRGYDLDAAWPAFARRTLSSLGSSAYLWKPPSRSSSMSSLVSNYLQAPEFPSSPDANNSLNAEHFEGFEEMRVELDQAELRQKELQRSIHQLELENQELQAAVSLQKEQLQLEKEKSNNYSEENSRLTKMITELQKQCEVSHSTQSTVHDLQKCLQSLELNAVEQQKEYSTKLAQLATSKEDYASKLQLLNEELEVCRALVAMKELCIDELKAKLRSTEQKNLNLLAKVDAALEEKGQQAMAQCDSALQIQALLEKLQQTEKEKAEMQILSDEHTYQLKTAKEQLQLKEEAQKELECRYNRLAADSREESEKLLRSMETMEKEMDALQKALTLKEKEMAELQTQVKGSLAQVGSLEKDLEEARKEKEKLKEEYGKMEEALKEKAQSQAEKIEQQEGHLKKVSETVCSLEEQKQKLLYEKEDLRQKVKELEDQMEQQNSAVNEMSEESRKLKTENADLQQSKKKMEEKLKNLEASKDSLEAEVARLRASEKQLQSEIDDALVSVDEKEKKLRSQNKQLDEDLQNARRQSQILEEKLEALHSDYRELKEREETTKESYASLEGQLKSAKQHSLQVEKSLDTLKESNESLQSQLAEKEVQLQGMECQCEQLREKAERHRKKAETLEVEKLSFENTCLQQTKLIESLTSEKESMEEHQLQQAASLEKDAKELASRLTVSEEQLQVNRDEVSRLQTELLDVRVKLQQTTDEREQLKSELAIKEPVLGEQKVLVQQLKEQIESLNRNHVQELVQWKEREEVLKREQETVALQKTELENNVLSLKEELSKVKQYLEAARMENVENKDLLHRTNTDMAELGIQICALSSEKVDAEEQLAQAKERLKELEEQAAAQQEKLKHDISSLRQENRSLQEKLEEAQICVSAVPSLQAQLETAKKQAQSFQESSQEELSAIKFQMSTEILNYQTKFKAANEECGKLKEQLEEQKRQQHATEEEIAGLQAENTSLSRKLDEAREQLSELQSARLQKEEEVTSLRELLERTQKEADEAKKQALDYSEKLSKVAADKDSNDQKLFAELDDLTRTKQFLEERLIELIRDKDALWQKSDALEFQQKLSAEQKWQGDTEVNHCLDCQREFSWMVRRHHCRMCGRIFCYYCCNNYMVTKPGGRKERCCKACFNKPRVIVDNADDSGSSANQEGSPGSLESPVSPVAGEASKPPDDAAFDIITDEELCQVQESDSFHSESQMDRDSLDQSVTDLVKLPLTVEEIINFGEGNRELFIKSSTYSIIPITVTEVGLTISWIFSSDPKSISFSVVYQESEDTPLDQCKVLIPMTRCNSHKETIRGQMKVRNSGIYTLIFDNTFSRFISKRVFYQLTVERPVIYDGSDFP from the exons ATGGAGGCAGCTACTGGTGAAAGCCAACTGCAGCGAATTATCAGGGACTTGCAAG ATGCTGTGGCTGAATTAAGTAAAGAATTTAAAGAAGGAGGGGAACCAATCACAGATGACAGTGTCAACTTGCAAAAATTCTCCTACAAGCTTGAATATCTTCTACAG TTtgaccagaaagaaaaaagcacattgCTGGGGAACAGAAAAGACTACTGGGATTATTTCTGTGACTGTCTGGCAAAAGTCAAAGGAGCTAACGATGGAATTCGCTTTGTCAAGTCTATTACGGAA CTGCGAACATCTCTTGGGAAAGGAAGAGCATTTCTGCGTTACTCCCTCGTTCATCAAAGGCTTGCAGATACCTTACAGCAGTGTTTTATGAACACCAAGGTGACCAG tgATTGGTACTATGCACGAAGCCCATTTCTGAATCCCAAAATGAGTTCTGACATTGTGGGTCAACTCTATGAGCTCACTGATGTTCAGTTTGACTTGGCATCACGAGGCTATGATTTAGATGCTGCTTGGCCAGCATTTGCCAG GAGGACGCTGTCCTCACTTGGATCTTCAGCATACTTATGGAAGCCCCCAAGTCGCAGTTCCAGCATGAGCAGCTTAGTGAGCAATTACTTGCAG GCTCCAGAGTTCCCCTCCAGCCCTGATGCAAATAACTCACTAAATGCTGAACACTTTGAGGGCTTTGAAGAGATGCGTGTAGAACTTGACCAGGCTGAGCTAAGGCAGAAGGAACTTCAGAGAAGTATTCACCAGCTAGAATTGGAaaaccaggagctgcaggcagctgtcagccttcagaaagaacagttgcagctggaaaaagagaagagcaatAACTACAGTGAGGAGAACTCCCGGCTGACAAAGATGATCACAGAGTTACAGAAGCAGTGTGAGGTTTCGCACTCCACTCAAAGCACTGTTCATGACCTGCAGAAATGCCTTCAATCGCTGGAACTGAATGCCgtggagcagcagaaggaatATTCAACAAAGCTGGCGCAGTTGGCAACCAGTAAGGAGGATTATGCCTCAAAACTGCAGCTGTTGAATGAGGAGTTGGAGGTCTGTAGGGCTTTAGTTGCTATGAAGGAGCTTTGCATCGATGAGCTTAAAGCAAAGCTAAGATCCACAGAACAGAAGAATCTCAACCTCCTTGCAAAAGTTGATGCTGCCTTAGAGGAAAAAGGACAGCAAGCTATGGCCCAGTGTGACTCTGCCCTACAGATACAGGCATTATTAGAGAAGCTTcagcagacagaaaaggaaaaggcagagatgcAAATACTCAGTGATGAACACACATATCAGCTGAAAACTGCAaaagaacagctgcagctgaaagaaGAGGCACAGAAGGAACTGGAGTGCAGATATAATCGCCTTGCTGCTGATTCCAGAGAAGAGAGTGAAAAGCTGCTGAGGAGCATGGAAAccatggaaaaggaaatggatgCGCTTCAGAAGGCCCTGAccctgaaagaaaaggagatggcTGAGCTCCAGACCCAGGTAAAGGGGTCGCTGGCTCAGGTGGGGTCACTGGAAAAAGATCTTGAGgaggcaaggaaagaaaaagagaaactcaaGGAGGAATATGGTAAGATGGAAGAGGCGCTTAAGGAGAAAGCCCAgtcacaagcagaaaaaattgAACAACAGGAGGGTCATTTAAAAAAGGTGAGTGAGACTGTGTGTAGCCTTGAGGAGCAAAAGCAGAAGCTCTTGTATGAGAAAGAGGATCTCAGACAGAAAGTCAAGGAGCTGGAGGATCAGATGGAGCAGCAAAACTCTGCAGTAAATGAAATGAGTGAGGAGAGCAGGAAGCTGAAAACTGAGAATGCAGATTTGCAGCAGTCCAAGAAGAAGAtggaagagaagctgaaaaatctgGAAGCCTCTAAAGATTCTCTGGAAGCCGAGGTGGCCAGGCTGAGGgcctctgagaaacagcttCAGAGTGAGATAGATGATGCCCTTgtgtcagttgatgaaaaagagaagaagctTCGAAGCCAGAATAAACAGCTGGATGAAGATTTGCAGAATGCCAGGAGACAAAGCCAAATTCTGGAGGAGAAATTAGAGGCTCTGCATTCAGACTATAGAGAattaaaggaaagagaagagaccACCAAGGAATCTTATGCCTCACTTGAAGGACAGCTGAAGAGTGCTAAACAACACAGTTTACAAGTAGAAAAAAGCTTAGACACTTTGAAGGAGAGCAATGAGTCACTCCAGTCACAGCTTGCAGAGAAGGAAGTACAGTTACAAGGCATGGAGTGCCAGTGTGAGCAGCtaagagaaaaagctgaaagacatAGGAAGAAAGCTGAGACTCTTGAGGTAGAAAAGCtcagttttgaaaatacatgCCTTCAGCAGACAAAGCTTATTGAATCCCTCACATCAGAAAAGGAATCAATGGAAGAGCACCAACTACAGCAGGCAGCTTCTCTGGAGAAAGATGCGAAAGAGCTGGCCTCCAGGCTTACAGTAAGTGAAGAGCAGCTGCAAGTCAACCGAGATGAAGTGTCTAGGCTGCAAACAGAACTCCTTGATGTGCGAGTCAAGCTTCAGCAGACCACTGATGAGAGAGAGCAGTTGAAAAGTGAGCTGGCAATCAAAGAACCTGTCTTGGGGGAGCAGAAAGTGCTTGTCCAGCAGCTGAAAGAGCAAATAGAGTCCCTCAACAGAAACCATGTGCAAGAACTGGtgcaatggaaagaaagagaagaagtgCTGAAAAGAGAACAGGAGACAGTAGCCCTTCAAAAAACTGAGCTGGAAAATAATGTGCTGAGTCTAAAGGAAGAACTCTCCAAGGTTAAGCAGTATTTGGAAGCTGCTAGAATGgaaaatgtagaaaacaaaGATCTCCTCCATAGGACCAACACAGATATGGCTGAACTCGGTATTCAGATTTGTGCCTTGTCCTCTGAGAAAGTGGATGCAGAAGAGCAGTTAGCCCAGGCCAAAGAGAGGCTCAAAGAATTGGAAGaacaggcagcagcacaacaggagAAACTGAAGCATGACATTTCTAGTCTCAGACAGGAGAACAGGAGCCTACAAGAGAAACTAGAGGAGGCTCAGATATGTGTCTCAGCTGTCCCAAGTCTGCAAGCACAACTagagacagcaaagaaacaggCACAGAGCTTTCAGGAGTCCAGCCAAGAAGAGCTGTCTGCCATAAAATTTCAAATGAGCACAGAGATTCTAAATTATCAAACAAAATTCAAG GCTGCCAATGAAGAATGTGGGAAACTAAAGGAGCAACTTGAGGAGCAGAAGAGACAACAGCATGCTACAGAGGAAGAGATTGCAGGTTTACAA gCTGAAAACACAAGCTTGTCTAGAAAGCTGGATGAAGCAAGAGAGCAGCTGTCTGAATTGCAATCTGCTCggctgcagaaggaagaggaggtgaCATCTCTGAGAGAACTCTTGGAAAG GACCCAAAAGGAAGCGGATGAAGCAAAAAAGCAGGCCCTGGATTACAGTGAGAAACTCAGCAAGGTGGCAGCAGACAAAGACAGCAATGACCAGAAGTTGTTTGCTGAGCTGGATGACCTGacaagaacaaaacagttcCTTGAAGAACGTTTAATAGAACTTATCAG AGATAAGGATGCTTTGTGGCAAAAATCAGATGCTCTGGAGTTCCAGCAGaagctcagtgcagagcagaagtggCAGGGTGACACAGAGGTTAACCACTGCCTGGACTGCCAGAGGGAGTTCTCGTGGATGGTGCGCCGGCACCACTGCAG AATGTGCGGTCGCATTTTCTGCTACTATTGCTGCAACAACTACATGGTGACAAAACCTGGTGGGAGAAAGGAGCGTTGCTGCAAAGCCTGCTTTAATAAGCCCAGAGTGATTGTGGACAATGCAGATGACTCTGGATCTAGTGCCAACCAGGAAGGATCCCCAGGCTCACTGGAGTCACCAGTATCACCAG TTGCAGGCGAAGCCTCTAAACCACCAGATGATGCAGCATTTGATATAATCACGGATGAGGAGCTGTGCCAAGTACAAGAATCAGACTCGTTCCACAGTGAAAGTCAGATGGATAGAGATTCTCTGGATCAAAGCGTGACAGATCT